In Micrococcales bacterium, the following are encoded in one genomic region:
- a CDS encoding AbrB/MazE/SpoVT family DNA-binding domain-containing protein — MEMTVDAAGRIMIPKSLRTALSLAPGTRVDVSIYGSGLQITPGGRSARLARDHDGRLVADGGGSLDDAALFALIDAGRR, encoded by the coding sequence ATGGAGATGACTGTTGACGCGGCAGGACGAATCATGATCCCAAAGTCGCTACGGACTGCTCTGAGTCTGGCGCCGGGGACGCGGGTCGACGTCTCCATTTACGGGTCTGGCCTTCAAATCACGCCCGGAGGGCGGTCTGCTCGTTTGGCTCGGGATCACGACGGGCGCCTGGTGGCCGATGGCGGAGGCTCGCTTGACGATGCAGCGCTGTTCGCTCTGATTGACGCGGGCCGCCGTTGA
- a CDS encoding PIN domain-containing protein encodes MKTTDLPDVNVLAALHLTGHPHRGIARAWFDQAGVIATTPMTQAGLLRMLLNPTVSARPDPVLARQAVSALLSTPGVAFWPDDTRNVADTVFSYALSGHGQVTDLHLLALAVSHGARLVTLDGKIEAALRPKDRRYLYVLR; translated from the coding sequence TTGAAGACGACTGACCTACCTGATGTTAACGTTCTGGCAGCGCTCCACCTCACCGGCCACCCTCACCGTGGCATCGCGCGGGCCTGGTTCGACCAGGCGGGTGTCATCGCGACGACTCCGATGACGCAGGCTGGCCTGCTGCGAATGCTGCTCAACCCGACCGTCAGCGCGCGGCCAGATCCGGTCTTGGCCCGGCAGGCCGTATCGGCGTTGCTTTCGACACCCGGAGTGGCATTCTGGCCGGACGACACGCGCAACGTCGCCGACACTGTTTTCTCCTACGCCCTTTCAGGCCACGGTCAGGTCACCGACCTCCACCTGCTGGCCCTCGCCGTTTCACACGGCGCCCGCCTCGTCACGCTGGACGGCAAGATCGAAGCGGCGCTGCGCCCCAAAGACCGCCGGTATCTGTACGTCCTGCGCTGA
- a CDS encoding type IV toxin-antitoxin system AbiEi family antitoxin domain-containing protein has protein sequence MIIWSDNMASGAGISGAGRAQLTAILASGRRFVTPDQAAHVLGVDACVAAKRLARWADNGWLRRVQRGLYLAVPADAADPAAWTENPLIVAAQVWPGYFTGWTAASYWSLTDQSSRVTVLKTTTRVRAAAVRLLDNDYLISTAGDMSWGLKTQWFDEYRLRFADPARAVVEILDSPRIAGGIRHGADILATYLTDHEAETLLIYSERLGNRSVFKRLGFLVETLGLALPDLVETCLRHLSKGLSKLDPDGPAGGSTSTRWRLRVNVRISPEGPS, from the coding sequence ATGATCATCTGGAGCGATAATATGGCGAGTGGTGCGGGCATCAGCGGAGCGGGCCGAGCCCAACTGACTGCTATTCTCGCAAGCGGACGCCGGTTTGTTACACCTGATCAGGCAGCTCATGTCCTTGGCGTCGATGCTTGTGTCGCCGCAAAGAGGTTGGCGCGCTGGGCAGATAACGGGTGGCTCCGGCGTGTGCAGCGCGGGCTCTACTTGGCCGTCCCAGCCGATGCAGCAGACCCGGCCGCCTGGACTGAGAACCCGCTGATCGTCGCGGCGCAAGTCTGGCCTGGCTACTTCACCGGCTGGACGGCTGCGTCGTACTGGTCGCTGACAGACCAGTCGTCTCGTGTCACGGTGCTGAAGACGACCACACGGGTACGGGCCGCGGCGGTGCGCCTGCTCGACAACGATTACCTGATATCCACGGCTGGCGACATGAGCTGGGGGCTCAAGACTCAGTGGTTCGACGAGTACCGCCTTCGATTCGCGGATCCCGCACGTGCCGTCGTCGAAATCCTGGATTCCCCCCGCATTGCCGGAGGCATTCGTCATGGCGCAGATATCCTCGCCACCTACCTGACAGACCATGAAGCAGAGACCTTGTTGATCTATTCGGAACGCCTTGGCAATCGCAGCGTGTTCAAACGCCTCGGATTCTTGGTCGAGACACTGGGTTTGGCACTGCCCGATCTGGTCGAAACTTGCCTCCGACATCTGTCAAAAGGCTTGTCGAAGCTTGATCCCGATGGGCCGGCCGGCGGTAGCACGAGCACTCGGTGGCGATTACGCGTGAACGTGCGCATCAGCCCCGAGGGGCCTTCATGA
- a CDS encoding nucleotidyl transferase AbiEii/AbiGii toxin family protein encodes MITRRELDQLRGEWSLAVDVLEKDYALGWTLAGIAQHPDLASMWVFKGGTCLRKCFYETYRFSEDLDFTVVANGPEEPAELQSIFAEVADWVYDESGIELVVDDSTFRHGENRRGKRTTQGRLAYRGPNASRRTPPKVKLDLTSDEAVVLEPVTRRIVHHYSDGPLPVRGVLAYPITELFAEKLRALSERCRPRDLYDVIYLHRHPDLYGKATEVEEVLREKCAFVGIAVPTLESLLTTPYRVEIEGEWESMLGHQLPKPLPPFLSHWNALGDVFDWLAGLRQTVELPRAEQEGLDPEGLSPVAIRTWERGFPLQLLQYSAANRLCVEVNYHAKDGKVGPKIVEPYSLRRTREGNYLLFVVNDQGLLRSFRVDRIAGMRPTTQTFDPKYRVEL; translated from the coding sequence ATGATCACACGCCGAGAACTCGACCAGTTGCGCGGCGAGTGGTCTCTCGCGGTCGATGTCCTTGAGAAAGACTACGCGCTAGGTTGGACGCTCGCCGGCATCGCGCAGCACCCGGATCTTGCGTCGATGTGGGTGTTCAAGGGCGGCACCTGTCTCCGCAAGTGCTTTTATGAGACCTACCGGTTTTCTGAGGATCTGGATTTCACTGTCGTCGCTAATGGGCCGGAGGAACCGGCTGAGCTTCAGAGCATCTTTGCCGAGGTCGCCGATTGGGTTTACGACGAGTCCGGCATTGAGCTGGTGGTCGATGACAGCACGTTCCGGCATGGGGAGAACCGGCGGGGAAAGCGGACAACCCAAGGACGCCTCGCCTACCGAGGACCCAACGCAAGCCGAAGGACACCGCCGAAGGTGAAACTGGACTTGACCTCGGACGAGGCCGTGGTGCTGGAGCCGGTGACTCGCCGAATCGTTCACCATTACAGCGATGGGCCGCTACCGGTCCGTGGTGTGCTTGCCTACCCGATCACTGAACTCTTTGCCGAGAAGCTGCGGGCTCTTTCCGAGCGCTGTCGTCCGCGGGACCTCTACGATGTGATCTATCTGCATCGGCACCCTGACCTGTATGGAAAAGCCACCGAGGTCGAAGAGGTTCTGCGAGAGAAATGTGCTTTCGTCGGCATCGCGGTTCCAACGCTCGAATCACTGCTGACCACGCCATACAGAGTCGAGATTGAGGGCGAGTGGGAGAGCATGCTCGGACACCAATTGCCCAAACCGCTGCCCCCGTTTTTGAGCCACTGGAACGCTCTCGGAGACGTGTTCGACTGGCTTGCCGGCCTGCGGCAGACGGTCGAGTTGCCGCGCGCTGAACAAGAGGGACTGGACCCTGAAGGGTTGTCTCCTGTCGCGATCCGGACCTGGGAGCGCGGATTTCCTCTGCAGCTTTTGCAGTATTCCGCAGCTAACCGGCTCTGTGTCGAGGTCAACTATCACGCGAAGGACGGCAAGGTCGGTCCGAAAATCGTTGAGCCGTATTCGTTGCGTCGAACCCGTGAAGGCAACTATTTGCTCTTCGTTGTCAACGACCAGGGCCTTCTACGCAGCTTTCGCGTTGATCGGATCGCCGGCATGCGACCCACGACGCAGACATTTGATCCAAAGTATCGAGTCGAACTCTAA